Genomic window (Culex pipiens pallens isolate TS chromosome 3, TS_CPP_V2, whole genome shotgun sequence):
catgaagataacaaaaaacttattttcagtTCAAACACCCAAAGTTGCACCCGTTCCGTCACCACAACCGCCAGTAGAACCTGCCCCGGCCGTCAACATCCAGCCAAGTATTATCCTGCAGCCCCCGCAAGGAACATCCGAGCCTACTATTCGGCTGCCAACGGGAACGTCCAACCTGCTCATCGACAATACCAATCTAATAAATCCACCTCCGGTGGAACTGCCGCAGGTCGCTCCCGTGCTGATTCCGCAAGCGGAACTCGCTTCGTTACCCGTGAGTCCGGTCGTTCAACCCGTAACCCCGCAGCAGGCCCTTTCGCTGGAAAACAGTCCCACCAACACCAACCGCTACTCCAACATTATCGAACTGCCGGTGACAccgtcgccgccgccgtcgGAGCAAGTCCAGCCGACAGAAACCGACCCCCAAGTTCCGCTGAGTCACCTCGTTGGCGGGAACCAGTACCCGTCGCTCCACAACGTCCCCATCGGAATCGCGCAAAGTTTCGCCCCGATCTTTGTCCAACCGAACGCGAACCCGGCCGAGGGCGCCGACATCTACAATGACTACATCAACGATCCGTACAATCTGACGCTGCAGATCGACTCGTCGGCTCAGGATCAGCAGCAGTTGCAGCAGTCGGCACCGCAGCAAAATGTATTCCAGTCGGCCAACTACTTCCAGTTTGGCACCGGCCGGATACCGCCAGGTTCGGAAATGTTGTTTGGTGAAccatgaaaaaagtgttccggacAAATCTAATCTAAAGTTCTTTCTCCACTCTTCTCTTTTGACATTCCTTTGCACGCTTACACTGGAACCGCGGGAACGGAACAACCTGTTTCTTTTTTAGAACTAGAAAATGGCCAGGAAAATCAAACTGACGATTGTGACGAGTGATGAAACAGTTTGCGAATTGTAGGTGCAAAGCAAAACGCGTTTAGATATGAAATGatagatgattttttaaactaaccttTTCTTAAACGATTCGGCGTCTATTTGTATTATATATTTTGTTtatcgtaaaaaaaaatgttgttaactATGTATTACAAACACAAACCATAAATAACCGACTATTTAAACCGGGGGCAAAGCTAGGAAAAGGgacttcttttttttcgttatcacaacaaaacacacattttaatAGGCGTTCTGGTCACAGACATCCACACTGATAAAGATAttcacattttattttaatatccaATTAGAAGAGAATTATGAAAATACACCCCACTGGGTCACGTAATTAGAAGAAACAATATATAAACCTACAAAAGTGtttgtgagaaaaaaataaccaaatctTACGTGTTTTGCGTCGCTTCTCTTCGAAATACCTCCAGCACCTGGTCCGGCGTGCGGCACCCCTTCTCCAGCACGATCGTCTTCTGGCGCGACTTGGAGCCTCGGTCCAGGCTGACGTCGCTCTTGCGCAGATCGAGCAGCTTGGCCAGGTACTTGACCAGCTCGGTGTTGGCCTCGCCGTCGATGGGGGGAGCAGCTGGGGTGGAAAGAGGGGGGAAATGTAAGTActtttagatttgttttttcgatacaaaaaaatcttgttcagatACCTCTTTTAACcttttcaggcctgatgggccatatatgacccaaaaataaaattttccataattagcctataattttcgtatggtcgaATAATTTTCCCTTCattaaccaatttttttttcagagtcacgcctgaaagggttaaggtGAAATTGGAGCCATTAAAAATGGACgccgttattttttcattctttatgtTTGACTCTTAGCCGTGATCGTCGAAAAAACGATGAACAGAATCTTAACTGTAGGATTGCTAATTCATCACCTACCTTTACAAAAATCTTAATgttttaaggaggtattagactatgacaaacaaactcgcatttTTTCGTGACAACTCGCAAATaaagccaaatgtatgcaggctgacgtttctgcaaacaatagCATGCAAACAAACAGTTGGTTTGTTTTGCGAAGTCCATAAGttgttttattagttttttttttttttttttcttgcgggcttccttatgaccaaagaagccattttgcgtcaCTGATTCGTCGCTACAATCCTCCTGCTAGTTTTTGAAACTGTCCATTatggtgacaagaaaaaaatatttttttagaaatcctggctcgatttttttttggtaaaaaaaaagaatggcaCATTTTGTtcgatcgttgaagtttgtatgtgaaatttcgataaaaaatatgagtaatgcaacaatttcaaaattccaccaTAATAAGGTGGCGTTAAATCTATCGGATCAAATCTCAAGTGTGCGATTATTATAGAaatttttatgacaaacaacaaacaaacaactttgtcgagcatgagcatgagcatgagagaccacccatggttgtccttctccgttgctgaacaggaccgtaatatcctattaatacaaccgaccatacgcttgaacgatctaatggtttttcccttatcaacagcatgtatgaatgcgttgaaaagataaaacatcaagatcattaaaactagatctgaagcaaataggtaacagtcattggccaccaacggcgcccgccatgtcagtttgtagatctcgggggattgggacgggaatgttagttagcacaggttgctaccaagggtgggttctatacgatatccacacccccacgtgtgccggaaaactacttctacttgggattttgttagtgggtaagggtaatggccaggattcatcatagaggatgatgatgcgacccaataatcaataaattttgtttaatggtgtgatgtattatgcattctcaaggcaaacagtcggaggatgcggatgagattattcccggttatttggtgttgagtttagcataaatgattcaatcttagccagccggctgtggaaagataaaaccaaataaaatgcgaaaacgcgaaaccgcccggaccgaaaaacacacacaatcggaaacggcaacgaaaatcctgcgtgatgaccgcgacgcgcaccgttcaaattctccaaagcaactgtcaaacaatcgcgaaatcacccgggtcgaaatacacacacaatcggggggaaaacaaagacggaaacggcatcgaaaatcctgcgtgatgaccgcgacgcgcaccgttcaaatcctccaaagcaactcaACAAACAaactactttgtcgaagaccgcaaaaccattcgagttaaccctgacgagttaatttaattaattaaatttccaacaaattgtagtacataataaatttgttttttagagtagtattttcaaaaatgttaacgcTCACGGTGTTTTTCAgagtgtttaaaaataaatataaggtAGGTTAAAGAGAGCTTATTTTCCGACATTTTGAGAGCTTAATCGACATATTTCATTGGGATTCTATTGCAACTTTCCCAAAAGTATTCATTGtaatacatttaaaaacatttatgcCAATATTTGACCACcacttaaaagttttaaaacccATAATATAAGTTTCccagttttcattgaaattaccccaaaagtaaagctaaattaaaattaaaacttatgGCTTTCAAgcgatttttgtcgtttttagttgattttttttaaataatttataaaagtccaatgaaAAAAggataaatcaatttttttttaaaatagcgaAAGCCTTTCAGAAGAATGTTTCCCTTTGAAAATTATGATCATACAGTACTTTGAAAGTTACGGTAAAAAGTCGATTTTgtctaaacttcggaagattgtaaaagggTGGGTTTTGAAAGAAAACTCTTTATGTTATATATTCTCAAAGGGAATTTTAAAGGCCTTTCAAAcgcgtccaaaagattgaagacaaccctatcaaaaatttcaaacatttaaaaaatataaatataaaaaaaaatcaacagtgtATTTTTTCTCAAGTTTTCTGAATtgtaggccgttgcaaatatttttcagagcTTATGTTCTTTTAAGCAtgttgggtttattcaaaaaacttttaaattttagtaaattttcaatgtacataaccgcaaaaaaaacatttgaggtAATTTCTTTGtctcaacctttttttttttattgtaaaaaaactgaactggtgtaaaatgcattataaaaaacctttttcatttaaatgttgaaatgtttttttttataaaaaaaatgtagcaacataaaaacttcaaaaaatttaaatgttttgaaacacaaatttatggatactaaaaaaaattagaaattaagaaatttcatttttctttttattttaaatcttatatttttttatttttagaatttaatttttttaatgtttgatttcttttccatttcttgacttttttttgataaggtcctataaacaaatgtaaacattgagtgtatcccgcttactccgatggactttgacataaggtgtgaaagcatgggtcttcggataatctaaccacaaaaaaaacacttttttttttctttactttaacataaaatttgagttctgcgaccaaatttgaatttgtttggaccaaatttgaaccaaattttaatagtcttgaaaaaaaaactatacttAAGTAATAtagaattttaaatccaagatagtGGCCAAAATGGAGGTGATTAAAtcttgagaaaatgcatttggtaagtATTagggcaatcaaccattcaaatttgactaaaatgacgtcgcagaaatcgaattttattttaaaagcaagaaaattttaaaaatacgaaAAGAATGTCCCAAGTCCCATTCAAACACCTTCGGATAATTGGCTCctaaaacttattttattttttcgcattaaaatggaaaaaagtgatcgtttaatcgtgttttttaccgttgtacatttaaaatttacatagggctttaggaccctattaaaATTTTGGATAATCGTGTCTGGACTGCGATACCATCGAGTGCATTAATCACCACGTACAAATTATCGAAGACATcacattgatcagaaaatctgtcctcatgatacaggttttagaatatttttatagcctttttaaatggacagctgccaaaatggccaaaattgtgTGGGGACTTGTATGggcgaactaatgatgcaaaatatctagttttttaaagtaccgtcatcaggggtgacattgggcctggggggtgagattgggtcatacacccctgatgacggtacctataaacatatgaaacacaaaagATAGGATATAAAGGATTATagggaaaaaaaactctagacatcTTCTATGGTCATAGAAAAGGTTCACACAGTTTCAACCAAatcttacaaaaattaaatttgcaaaaaaaaaaatgctgagaaTGGCATAACGTCGGCATAACTTTGATGATGTATAacgcattttgtgatactttttgtttctAAATTTCGAATATCACAAACCACCCCGCTCACCAATTTGAACTCCAACGCCTTCGTCCTCGATGCCGGTAATTCCGTTGAATTTGGAGCCCGGCTTGGCCAGTATCTTGATGAGTACGTTTCCAGACTTGGGTTCAACGAAAACCGGTCCCTGCACAACGGCCGCTGTCGTCGCCGCCGCTCCCTTGTCCTTTGCTGTTTTGCTACTTCCCTTGGACGACGAACCTTTCGATTTACCGGACATGGttctgctgctactgctgccgGCGTTCACCGTTAATCGCACGACCGTAAACAAACAAACGCGATTCATTCATGCGGACGACTGATGCGTTGATTTTGACGGTCAAGTCAGCTGTCAGCTGGTTGCGTTGGAGCTTGAATCGACGTCAGTTTCAGGTGTAAGGGTAGGTGAACTGATTGTCGGTTGAtaacttttatatttttcgaaaaaatcattttgtttattttcatactttttaataaagttttaaaaatgaaaaacaagcaaaattaaattttaatccataaacAGCACCCCTCTCTACTATCCAATTCTCATTTCACGTTATCGCGCTTTCTCTTCTTTTCAGCACCAAAGTTACATAAGGATTGAAAGAGATAACAAGCCAAACAAACCAACGTCGTCGGCCAGTTTGTATCATAAGCTCGGCCTACCAATCACGCACGGATTGCGTCGCGACGCCAGAGAGAGAAAGCTCCCGCACGATGAATACCATCCTGAAGAGCAGCCGCCTGCTGAGCTTATCAGCAACAAGATTGTCAACATCGTTGTGGTGCGGTTTTTCGAGAGGATCGACATCGAGCAGGCCGTCGTTCCAGATTAGACCGTATTGTTTCAACTTTGTCACGATGAAACCGACCGTCTACGTTACAAGGAACGATTACGCCCGGATTGGACTGGATTTGCTCAAAGAAGAGTGAGATATTGTGATATGACTTCGGTCTTTATAATAAGAGGTAATTTCGTTGGCAGATGTGAACTGACCATCTGGGACGAGCCATCTCCCGTTCCGAGGGAGGAATTCATGAAGAACGTGGCCGGCAAGGATGCCATCTTTTGCTCGCTGAATGATCGCATCGATAAGGAGCTGCTGGATCAGGCTGGACCAAGTCTGAAGGTTATCGGGACAATATCCGTGgggtaaaatcaattttagtgTAGATGCTCTATTGCGTTGTAGATAATCCGGATCTTTGATTTAAGCTTTGACCACATC
Coding sequences:
- the LOC120427018 gene encoding UPF0235 protein C15orf40 homolog translates to MNRVCLFTVVRLTVNAGSSSSRTMSGKSKGSSSKGSSKTAKDKGAAATTAAVVQGPVFVEPKSGNVLIKILAKPGSKFNGITGIEDEGVGVQIAAPPIDGEANTELVKYLAKLLDLRKSDVSLDRGSKSRQKTIVLEKGCRTPDQVLEVFRREATQNT